AACGGCGACGCCGTAGATGCCGCCGACGAGGTGGTCGTCGAGCCAGCACTCGACGCTGTGGGCGTGGCCGTGCTGGTGAAGGAGGGAATAGGCTTCGATGAACTCGGGGACGATCCAGCGGCCGGGTCGGGGGATTGAGGCACAGGCTTCGATCACGGAACGGAAGGCGCGATTGCGGGTGAGGCGGAAGGGTTGGCGGCGGAGGGTCCGTTCGAGGCTGCGCGAGCGGTGAAGCTGGCCCAGCTCGAACACGGCGCGTGGGTCTGGGGACCACCAGGTGATGGGGCGGACGGTCCATGGAAAGAAGCCGCAGCGGTAGGCGAGCGCGAGGCGTTCGGATCGGAGATCGCCACCGACCGCCCCGAGTCCATCGAGGTGCCCGTCGCGCAGGGCGGTGCGAGGGTCGGGGAACCAGAGGCGGTGATCCAGGGTGGCGGGAGCCGTCGCCATGACGTGCGGGACCGGATTTCAGGCCGGTTCAGGAGGCCGGTCCTCGGGGTCAACGGCATCGGCGTGGCCGGCCGCGAGGAGGACCATCTCAAACTGGCCGGCGAGGGTCATGATCATGAAGAGGGGCGCCTGGCTCGGGCTGGTGGCGAGGCGGGAGCCATCGATGTCCTCGGGGCAGCCGAGCTTGTGCCAGGCGCCGACGCGGAGGTCGTTGAGGACCTGGAGGAGTCGTTCGGTGTCGGCGCCGGAGAGGGTGAGGATCCAGGCCTCGCCGTGCGGGCGGAGGGCGCCTTCCGGGGACAGGTGGGTGCGGATCCAGCCGGCCAGTTCGGCGCGTTGCTCGCGGAGATTGGATTGGAGGAGATCGGTCGCCTCGGTGAGGCGGGCGTCGGGTTCGCGGGAAAGGATGGGCGGGTTGTCGGGCCGCATGGGGAAGAATACCATGAGGTTCTCGAGGAGGGTCTTCTCCCGGGAGGACAGGGCGAACACCAGGCGGTCGGGCTGGCGGAGGAGCAGTTTCATCCGGCCTTTTCCATGGTGGCCTGGAGGTGGTAACCCTGAAGTTGATGGACGTAGTACTCGGCCTTCTCG
The Verrucomicrobiia bacterium DNA segment above includes these coding regions:
- the aat gene encoding leucyl/phenylalanyl-tRNA--protein transferase; this translates as MATAPATLDHRLWFPDPRTALRDGHLDGLGAVGGDLRSERLALAYRCGFFPWTVRPITWWSPDPRAVFELGQLHRSRSLERTLRRQPFRLTRNRAFRSVIEACASIPRPGRWIVPEFIEAYSLLHQHGHAHSVECWLDDHLVGGIYGVAVGGLFAGESMFHRASDASKVAVVALHDHLVEQGFALFDIQMITPATAALGAREISRDEYLRRLSRAVALPCRFETTPVHESSGGTISASP